TCGCGGCGGTCCGGTCCTCGGCGGGCATCTCCATCCTGCCCACGTACCTGTGCGCCGAGGAGATGGCGTCCGGCGACGTCGTCCCGCTGCTCCAGCCCGAGGTCCCGCCGATCAACACCTTCTACCTGGCCGTCCGCCAGGGCGAGCTGTCCCACCCGCAGCTGGCCCTCCTCCACGGTCACCTGTTGATGAAGGGCCAGCTGTGGACGTGACGCGCGGGCGTCCCTGACGGGGTTACGCGTCCGCGCCGGCCTTACGGCGCCGCACGAGCACCATCGCGCCGGCGCCGAGCACGACCGCCGCGCCGCCCGTCAGGGCGATCGGCAGGGTCGAGAAGTCCGCGCCGGTGGTCGCGAGGGCGTCACCGGACGTGCCGGACGTGCCGGACGTGCCGCCGGTCACCGGCGCCTGCGACGAACCGCCCTGCTCGGCGGTGTCGCCGTTGCCGGAGCCCTTGCCGGAGCCCTTGTCGGAGCCCTCCTCGGAGCCCTTGTCGGGGGCCGGCTCGCCAGGCCTGTGGCTGATGACGAACTGCTCGTAGCCGCCGTCCTTCGCGACGCCGCAGGAGCCGGTCGTGTCGCTGTAGCGGGCCGGGTCGACGACCAGTTCACCCTTGGTGGACTCGGTCTCGGCGTCCACGCTCACCCTGAGCTTGAAGTCGACGGAGCCACCGGGCTTGAGCGCAGAGGAGAGGTGGGCGTACCCCTTTCCGCCGGTCTGCCACTTCGGGCTGTCCGCCGAGGACCACGCGAGGTGCACGTGGCGCCAGTCCTGCTCGATCCGATCCCAGCCGAAGGCGAAGGCGCTCGACGTCACCTTCTCCAAGGTGCGCTCGCTCGTGTTGGTGACTCGGTACGTGAAGACGCCGCTGCCGCCGGCCTCGATCGCCTTCGGACCCGTCATCGAGACGGCCAGCACGTCGTCCCGCGCGCAGTCCTTCTCCCCCGCCGCCTTCTCGGCGTCGGCGAGCTCCTTCTTGGCGGCGTCGAGGGCCTTGAGGGCGTCCTCCTTCGCGGAGCGGGCCACGGCGGCCTCGTGCGCGGCGGCGGCCTGCGCGTCCACCAAGTCGCCGCTCGCGCGCTCGGCCTTCGCGTCCGCCGCCGTCTTCGCGGCCACGGCCTGGTCGACGGCCTTCTGCGCGGCGTCCACGGCCTTCTGCGCCGCGGCCTCCTGCTCGGCGGTCGCGTCGTCGGGCAGCGCGTCCTGGCCGGCCCGCGCCTTCTCCAGCTCGGCGTCGGCCTCCGTCTTCGCGGCGGCGGCGGCCTTGGCCTCCTTCTCGGCCGCGTCGGAGGCGACGGCGAGCGGGTGGTCGCCGCCCGGGCCCAGCGACTTGAGGGTGGCGAGGACCTTCTTCTGCACCTCGGCGTTCGCGGTGACGGCCGCGTCGTACGCCGCCTGCGCCTTGGTGACCGCGAGCCGCAGCTGCTCGATCGTCGGCTTCGCCTCCTGCCGTACGTCCGCGAATGCGGGCGCGGCGGAAAGGGCCACGACGGGTGCGGTGAGGGCCGCGGCGACGGCGGTCGCGAGAATGTGACGGAACTTCATAAAAGGGCCTTTCAAAAGAAAAAAGGGGCCCCGATCCCGGAAAGCGGAATCGGGGCCACTCTCACGCTGTCCGCGCGCGATTACGCGTCCGCGCCGGCCTTACGGCGACGCACGAGCACCATCGCGCCGGCGCCGAGCACGACCGCCGCGCCGCCCGTGAGGGCGATCGGCAGGGTCGAGTTGCTCGAACCGGTCTTGGCAAGGGTGCCGCCGGTGGAGCCGGACGTGCCGCCGGTCACCGCGGTGTCGGACGAACCGCCCTGCTGGGAGGTGTTGCCGTTGCCACCCGTGCTGGAGCCACCGTTGCCGGAGCCGCCCGTGCCCTTGCCCGGGGCGGGCTTGGCGGCCTTGACGACGGTGAACTCGGCGAAGGCGCCCTCGTCGCTGAAGCCGCAGGAGCCGTCCTTGTTCATGTAGCCACCGCCACCGGCCAGCACCGCGTCGCCGGCCTTGGCCTTGGCGTCGACGGTGACCTTCAGCTTGAAGTCGAAGGAGCCGCCCGGCTTGACCGCGGAGAGGCTGGAGAAGCCCTCCTCCTCGTCGACCGGCTGCCACTTCGGGCTGTTGGCCGAGGACCAGAGCACGCTGAGGTACTTGTCCTGGCCGTCGTCCAGGGAGAAGGCGTTGGCGTAGCCGCCGACCTCGTCGAAGGTCAGCTCCTTGCCCTTGTTGGTGAAGCGCAGGTTGTAGACGGCGCTGGTGCCGACCGTGACCTTCTTCGGGCCGGTGAGCGTGGTGACGAAGTTCTTGTCGAAGTCGCAGTCCTCGCCCGGCTCCTCCTCCTCGGCGGCCTTGAGGGCGGCCTTGGCGGCGTCGAGGGTCTTGAGGGCGTCGGCCTTGGCCTTCTGCGCCTTGCCGATCTTGCGCGAGAGCTCGACTGCGGCGTCGTCGAAGGCTTTGTCCGCTGCGGTGTAGGCCGCGGCCTTGGTCTCGGCGGTGGTCTTCGCCTCGTCGGCTGCCTTCTGGGCGTCGTCGACGGCCTTCTGGGCGGCGTCCTTGTCGACCTGCGGGGCGTCGGCGGGCAGCGCGGCCAGCGCGTCCTTGGCCTTCGTCAGCGCCTCGTCGGCGAGGACCTTGGCGGCGGCGGCCTCGGCGGAGGCCTTCTTCGCCGCGGCGAGCGTGACGGCCAGCGGGTTGCTGGGCTTGTCGAACTCGTCCATGGCCCGCTGGGCGTCCGAGTCCGCGACGACGGCCGCGTCGTACGCGGCCTGCGCCTTGGTGACCGCGAGCCGGAGCTCCTCGATCGTGGGCTTCTTGGTCCGCTGCTCGGCGGCGGTACCCGGCTTGGTGTCCGCGAAGGCGGGCGCGGCGGAGAGGAGCACGACCGGGGTGGTCACGGCGGCGGCCACGGCGGTCGCGAGAATCCGACGGATCTTCAAGATGGACCTTTTCTGGTCGGACAAAAGGAAAGGAGAGTTGTGGGGGCCGCGCCTGCGGATAACTCACGCGGCGCGACGTCCACGAGATCGTATGACTGGAATACGACCCCGGAATAGTCGTATTGACGCGTTCGCGTCGACACAGCGAGCTCACAGCGGACGCAAAGCGTGCGAACCCGGACAGTTGCCCACGGAGGCCCCGCTTTCCGTGTGACACATGTCATCTGCGCCTCGCCGCCCGCCCCGTAACGTGTCCCCCACACACCTGGAAAGCGAGGCAAGCACCGATGCCCGAGCAGCAGAGCCCGCTCGACCTGGCCGAGGGCGATCCCTTCGGCCCGCACAACCTTCCGTACGGCGTCTTCAGCACCGCCGACGAGCCCGACCGGCGCCGGCTCGGCGT
The DNA window shown above is from Streptomyces showdoensis and carries:
- a CDS encoding LPXTG cell wall anchor domain-containing protein; its protein translation is MKIRRILATAVAAAVTTPVVLLSAAPAFADTKPGTAAEQRTKKPTIEELRLAVTKAQAAYDAAVVADSDAQRAMDEFDKPSNPLAVTLAAAKKASAEAAAAKVLADEALTKAKDALAALPADAPQVDKDAAQKAVDDAQKAADEAKTTAETKAAAYTAADKAFDDAAVELSRKIGKAQKAKADALKTLDAAKAALKAAEEEEPGEDCDFDKNFVTTLTGPKKVTVGTSAVYNLRFTNKGKELTFDEVGGYANAFSLDDGQDKYLSVLWSSANSPKWQPVDEEEGFSSLSAVKPGGSFDFKLKVTVDAKAKAGDAVLAGGGGYMNKDGSCGFSDEGAFAEFTVVKAAKPAPGKGTGGSGNGGSSTGGNGNTSQQGGSSDTAVTGGTSGSTGGTLAKTGSSNSTLPIALTGGAAVVLGAGAMVLVRRRKAGADA